The proteins below are encoded in one region of Macrococcus armenti:
- a CDS encoding ABC transporter ATP-binding protein, with protein MILELKQIRKSFGKDQTYVEALKPVDFSIDKGKLVAIIGPSGSGKSTLLTIAGLLQGPTEGQIIINGKDVSSFNEKARSKVRLNEIGFILQASNLVPFLKVKDQFKLLDKVKKDHMSRAELKNELEHLGLSKVTNQFPNELSGGQRQRVAILKALYTNPSIILADEPTASLDGEKAIEVIKLLRDEVKTKDKAGIVVTHDHRLLDYFDEIYEMNDGKLTKK; from the coding sequence ATGATACTTGAACTAAAGCAAATACGAAAAAGTTTTGGGAAAGATCAGACATATGTAGAAGCACTGAAGCCTGTAGATTTCAGTATAGATAAAGGGAAACTAGTTGCGATTATCGGGCCATCTGGTTCTGGAAAGAGTACACTACTTACGATAGCAGGATTGCTTCAAGGACCAACAGAAGGTCAAATTATAATAAATGGTAAAGATGTATCGTCATTTAATGAAAAAGCGCGTTCTAAAGTAAGATTAAACGAAATTGGTTTTATATTGCAGGCATCCAACTTAGTACCATTTTTAAAGGTGAAAGATCAGTTCAAATTGCTGGATAAAGTGAAGAAAGATCACATGTCTCGGGCCGAGTTAAAAAATGAACTGGAGCATCTCGGACTTAGTAAAGTAACTAATCAATTTCCGAATGAGCTTTCAGGGGGGCAGAGACAACGCGTAGCGATATTAAAAGCATTATATACGAACCCGTCTATTATTCTAGCTGATGAACCGACTGCAAGTCTTGACGGTGAGAAAGCGATAGAAGTGATTAAACTGTTAAGAGATGAAGTGAAGACGAAAGATAAGGCAGGAATTGTTGTGACGCACGATCATCGTCTACTGGACTACTTTGATGAAATATATGAAATGAATGACGGTAAGTTGACGAAAAAATAA
- a CDS encoding YitT family protein: protein MKYQNNIVFKVAITVIGSFLIAAAFNLFLLPHGVLSSGVSGIALLLHILTNFDAGILNLLLNIPLIILGIWKLNRSIIVNTVLSVIFISLFMTFIPITKVSEELFVNVIFGGVLVGIGVGIILKYSGTTGGMDIVAMIISQHSNMSIGLVMTILNGIIILCSGFFFNWNIALMTLLSIYITGKTVDMIFTSHIKLTATIVTSNIEAVKQGLIDEIYRGITITEVTGGYSNNKQHMITMVLTRYELQDVIRIAKENDPKCFINVYQTTEVHGNFARNN, encoded by the coding sequence ATGAAATATCAAAATAATATAGTATTCAAAGTTGCAATTACTGTTATCGGATCATTTCTCATAGCAGCTGCATTTAATTTATTTTTATTACCTCATGGCGTACTCAGTAGTGGTGTCAGTGGTATTGCGTTACTATTACATATACTGACAAACTTTGATGCCGGTATTCTGAATTTACTTCTGAACATTCCACTTATTATACTAGGTATATGGAAACTCAATCGCTCAATTATCGTCAACACTGTGCTGAGCGTCATTTTTATCTCACTTTTTATGACATTCATTCCAATAACAAAAGTGTCAGAAGAACTATTCGTCAATGTAATATTTGGTGGTGTTCTAGTCGGTATTGGCGTCGGCATTATATTAAAGTATTCCGGTACGACTGGTGGTATGGATATTGTGGCGATGATTATCAGCCAGCATAGCAACATGTCAATCGGACTTGTAATGACAATATTAAATGGTATTATTATTCTTTGTTCTGGATTCTTCTTCAACTGGAATATTGCTTTAATGACGTTATTATCTATTTATATTACAGGTAAAACAGTTGATATGATTTTTACTTCGCATATTAAACTTACCGCAACAATTGTTACCTCTAACATAGAAGCTGTAAAACAGGGGTTAATTGATGAAATTTATAGAGGGATTACAATTACTGAAGTTACTGGCGGTTATTCAAATAATAAACAACATATGATTACAATGGTATTAACGCGTTATGAACTACAAGATGTCATTCGTATCGCTAAAGAAAACGATCCGAAATGTTTCATCAATGTTTATCAAACAACTGAAGTTCATGGTAACTTCGCCCGTAATAATTAA
- a CDS encoding YhgE/Pip domain-containing protein, which yields MKNAFQLFLHDLKNIKRTPSFIILLLGLAILPSFYAWFNLKSSWDPYSNTEYLKVAIVNHDKGAEVQGKKVNVGNQLVNNLKDNKKFGWVFTDDLKEANKQLEYGNYYAIIHIPKHFSEDVTSILHKQPKRAHIDYKVNQKINAIAPKMTNAGATAITKSLNEKFVDSATKALLDESNRVGLKLQDKLPLYHKIENAVYEAEKAIPQMEKFKQTVNKIDRHQGDISKYADEFYSLSNYEGKVTEGADKLIKANEHAGDINAAGQMIVNINNNMPVIEDALQKANTIEQKFPQINDAVAKGLQATSTAQSAISSAQNAMPDVHKKINNAQSITNNAQTDVKSAETSLEQPTAENPTSEKATTEKTVVDKETEPLKKPDLLPAKDALNNGLMAISQLTKEEAATTQDTLNQLQALSEQNPGSSEVLAKNIEIYQHNLEQSIAYYNEVIKLMDQAQKLGLGDTSKITKQLNDSIDALTILNQSLNTTLNGAKGNGKVSFDNAAIQNAIKSLSSLEAFAGSDMQKILSNGLSLIDSNLDTIAGKLSDASQFANDVDRILADATQITSNAHQTLLTINAELPALEEKLSRINQTAQANLPTFKSKVGEASSFVESELPSVLNDLNRLSAFASNDLPGVMKKYNEASHLLQNKLPGAQEKIHELAVFSNEELPGIEKEIKQAADKFRELDKNDTLNKLIKLLRNDLEDQSDYFAEPIQLDETQVFPIPNYGSASAPFYTALALWVGALLSGNLLTTELKDKSLIGKFSLRELYLGRMILFLLLSIAQATIVVLGNLFILDAYAKHPVYNVLFAILVGIAFTIMVYTVVSLLGNIGKAIAIIIMVLQIAGGGGTFPIQVTPKFFQAIHPFLPFTYAVDLLREAVGGIVPEIAWSKLGMLYLIATLTFAFGLALKPKFEPIKKGFYARSKASNLVE from the coding sequence ATGAAGAACGCTTTTCAACTCTTTTTACATGACTTAAAAAACATAAAAAGAACACCTTCATTCATTATACTATTACTCGGTTTAGCAATACTCCCATCATTTTATGCATGGTTCAACTTAAAGTCATCATGGGATCCATATTCAAATACGGAATATTTAAAGGTTGCGATTGTTAACCATGATAAAGGTGCCGAAGTACAAGGCAAGAAAGTAAATGTCGGCAATCAGCTTGTGAATAATTTAAAGGATAATAAAAAATTCGGATGGGTTTTTACCGATGATTTAAAGGAAGCAAACAAACAGTTGGAATACGGGAATTACTATGCGATTATTCATATTCCTAAACATTTTTCAGAAGATGTGACGAGCATACTCCATAAACAACCGAAGCGCGCGCATATCGACTATAAAGTAAATCAGAAAATTAATGCGATTGCACCTAAAATGACGAACGCAGGTGCTACAGCAATTACTAAGTCACTTAACGAAAAGTTTGTCGACAGTGCAACGAAAGCATTGCTGGATGAAAGTAATCGTGTCGGATTGAAATTACAAGATAAATTACCTTTATATCATAAAATAGAAAACGCAGTTTACGAAGCAGAAAAAGCCATTCCGCAGATGGAAAAATTCAAGCAAACTGTTAACAAAATCGATCGCCATCAAGGTGATATTTCTAAGTATGCTGATGAGTTTTACAGCCTTTCAAATTATGAAGGTAAGGTAACCGAAGGCGCAGACAAACTGATTAAAGCAAATGAACACGCCGGAGATATTAATGCAGCCGGTCAAATGATCGTTAACATTAACAACAACATGCCGGTCATTGAAGATGCATTACAAAAAGCGAATACGATAGAGCAGAAATTCCCACAAATCAACGATGCAGTAGCGAAAGGTCTTCAGGCTACAAGTACAGCACAGAGTGCTATCTCAAGCGCACAAAACGCAATGCCTGATGTACACAAAAAAATTAACAACGCACAAAGTATAACGAACAATGCACAAACCGACGTTAAATCAGCTGAAACATCGTTGGAGCAACCTACAGCAGAAAACCCGACATCTGAAAAAGCTACGACAGAAAAAACAGTCGTTGATAAAGAAACAGAACCGTTAAAGAAACCGGACTTATTACCTGCAAAAGATGCGTTAAATAATGGTTTAATGGCAATCAGTCAGCTTACGAAAGAGGAAGCTGCTACGACTCAAGATACATTAAACCAATTACAAGCGCTGAGCGAACAAAATCCAGGTAGTTCAGAAGTACTCGCTAAAAACATAGAAATATATCAGCATAATTTAGAACAATCGATTGCTTATTACAATGAAGTAATCAAATTAATGGATCAGGCACAAAAACTAGGTTTAGGAGATACTTCTAAAATAACTAAGCAGTTAAATGACTCTATTGATGCACTTACAATATTAAATCAATCTTTAAACACTACGTTAAACGGTGCAAAAGGTAACGGTAAAGTAAGCTTTGATAATGCAGCGATTCAAAATGCAATTAAGTCACTCTCATCACTCGAAGCATTTGCTGGAAGTGATATGCAGAAAATTTTATCAAACGGCTTAAGTTTAATCGACAGTAATCTTGATACAATTGCGGGCAAACTTTCTGATGCGAGTCAGTTTGCAAATGATGTTGACCGAATTCTTGCAGATGCTACACAAATCACAAGCAATGCTCATCAGACATTACTGACAATTAATGCTGAATTACCTGCCTTAGAAGAGAAGCTCAGCCGAATCAATCAGACAGCACAGGCAAATTTACCTACTTTCAAATCTAAAGTCGGTGAAGCATCTTCATTTGTCGAAAGCGAACTTCCTTCTGTATTAAATGATTTAAATCGTCTGAGCGCATTTGCTTCAAATGACTTACCTGGTGTCATGAAGAAATATAATGAAGCGTCACATCTATTACAGAACAAGTTACCTGGTGCACAGGAAAAAATTCATGAACTTGCTGTGTTCTCGAACGAAGAATTACCAGGTATCGAAAAAGAGATTAAACAGGCAGCTGATAAATTCAGAGAACTGGATAAGAACGATACACTTAACAAACTTATCAAATTACTACGTAACGACCTTGAAGATCAATCTGATTACTTCGCTGAGCCTATACAACTGGATGAGACGCAAGTGTTTCCAATTCCAAACTATGGTTCTGCAAGTGCGCCATTCTATACAGCATTGGCACTATGGGTTGGTGCATTATTAAGTGGTAACTTATTAACAACTGAACTTAAAGATAAATCATTAATAGGTAAATTTTCTTTACGAGAACTATATTTAGGACGTATGATTTTATTCTTATTATTAAGTATTGCACAAGCAACAATAGTTGTACTCGGTAATTTGTTTATTCTGGATGCATACGCAAAACACCCGGTGTACAATGTGCTCTTTGCCATATTAGTTGGTATTGCATTTACGATAATGGTTTATACTGTTGTCAGCTTACTCGGCAATATTGGTAAAGCAATTGCAATTATTATTATGGTGCTGCAAATTGCCGGCGGTGGTGGCACATTCCCGATTCAAGTAACACCTAAGTTCTTCCAGGCAATTCACCCTTTCCTGCCATTTACTTACGCAGTCGACTTATTGCGTGAGGCAGTTGGCGGTATCGTACCCGAAATTGCATGGTCAAAGCTTGGAATGCTCTATTTAATTGCAACATTAACATTTGCTTTCGGACTTGCATTAAAACCAAAGTTTGAACCTATCAAAAAAGGATTTTATGCGAGAAGCAAAGCAAGTAACTTAGTTGAATAA
- a CDS encoding HesA/MoeB/ThiF family protein, whose amino-acid sequence MKRYDRQIKASVFGEQGQKQLSHAKFLIVGAGALGSTICEMLARSGVGELIVCDMDIVSLSNLHRQSLYDESDVDAYILKVDAVKQHIARINSEVVVTPIPEEITSDNLAQLIKTYQPTIVLDGTDNFVTRYIINDVCHQLKTPWIYGACLSTKGTVFAIDYTAACLRCILPDPPETGQNCALEGILPQTAHLTASMQVSEVIKFISDGSFTNQFITFDSYTLKFKSTDATLFKNTHCRTCGTHDYPSLTSGPKYVTKMCHGKYSVKLPNGIFTKSYPNIMKSTPYFKLIKHSNVTIHILKDGRTIIYNVFSSEEAKAVIKTQFSISI is encoded by the coding sequence ATGAAGCGCTATGACCGACAAATAAAAGCAAGTGTTTTTGGCGAACAAGGTCAAAAACAGTTATCACATGCGAAGTTTTTAATCGTTGGTGCCGGTGCACTCGGCAGCACGATTTGCGAAATGCTTGCACGTAGTGGCGTCGGAGAATTAATCGTTTGTGATATGGATATTGTCAGCTTATCAAATCTTCATCGCCAAAGTTTGTACGATGAAAGTGATGTCGATGCCTATATCCTTAAAGTTGATGCCGTAAAGCAGCATATAGCGCGTATTAATAGCGAAGTCGTTGTCACACCTATTCCTGAAGAAATTACGAGTGATAATTTAGCACAACTCATTAAGACATATCAGCCAACAATCGTGTTAGATGGTACAGATAACTTTGTAACACGCTATATTATTAACGACGTATGCCATCAGCTTAAAACCCCATGGATTTATGGGGCATGTTTAAGCACGAAAGGCACCGTCTTCGCTATAGATTACACAGCTGCATGTCTGCGCTGCATATTGCCTGACCCACCAGAAACCGGACAAAATTGTGCACTTGAAGGTATTCTCCCTCAAACCGCGCACTTGACGGCAAGCATGCAAGTATCTGAAGTTATAAAATTCATCTCAGATGGATCGTTTACTAACCAATTTATTACATTCGATAGTTATACTTTAAAATTCAAATCAACAGATGCTACGCTATTTAAAAACACGCATTGCAGAACATGTGGAACGCACGACTACCCATCACTAACAAGCGGACCTAAATATGTCACGAAGATGTGTCACGGTAAATACTCTGTAAAACTACCGAATGGCATATTCACGAAAAGTTATCCCAATATTATGAAATCAACACCTTACTTCAAACTTATTAAACACAGTAACGTTACAATACACATCCTAAAAGACGGACGTACAATAATATATAATGTTTTCAGTTCAGAGGAAGCAAAAGCAGTAATAAAAACACAATTCTCTATATCAATATAA
- a CDS encoding thiazole synthase, translating into MLKIGPLELESRLILGTGKFENGEIQHKAVEVSETNALTFAVRRMSLYDKDLPNPLEAVDLEQYITFPNTAGAKTAEEAVKIAEIARAAGMCNMIKVEIIGDDKTLLPDAIETYKACEILLERGFIVCPYIQCDVVLAKKLEALGVHAIMPLGSPIGTGLGINDALNLSYIIDAINVPVIVDAGIGSPSDAAYAMELGADAVLLNTAVSHAKDPVLMAEAMKLAVHAGHLGAQAGRIPKKYTAQASSPTEGLEFL; encoded by the coding sequence ATGTTAAAGATTGGACCTTTAGAACTTGAATCAAGACTTATACTCGGCACAGGTAAGTTTGAAAACGGTGAGATTCAGCATAAAGCTGTAGAAGTGAGCGAAACAAACGCACTTACTTTCGCAGTACGTCGTATGAGTTTATATGATAAAGATTTACCGAATCCGCTAGAAGCAGTAGATCTTGAGCAGTATATTACATTTCCGAACACAGCCGGTGCTAAAACAGCTGAAGAAGCAGTGAAAATCGCAGAAATTGCACGTGCAGCCGGCATGTGCAATATGATTAAAGTTGAAATCATCGGTGACGATAAAACATTGTTACCAGATGCGATTGAAACATATAAAGCATGTGAAATTCTACTCGAAAGAGGTTTTATCGTATGTCCATATATTCAATGTGATGTAGTGCTCGCTAAAAAACTTGAAGCACTTGGAGTTCATGCAATAATGCCCCTCGGTTCACCGATTGGAACAGGACTTGGTATTAACGATGCATTGAATTTAAGTTATATCATCGACGCGATTAATGTTCCCGTTATCGTAGATGCAGGTATTGGTTCACCGAGCGATGCTGCATATGCAATGGAGCTCGGTGCAGATGCGGTACTATTAAATACAGCTGTAAGCCATGCAAAAGACCCTGTGTTAATGGCTGAAGCAATGAAACTTGCCGTTCACGCCGGACACTTAGGTGCACAGGCTGGCCGCATTCCTAAAAAGTATACTGCACAAGCATCCAGCCCTACTGAAGGTCTTGAATTTCTATGA
- the thiS gene encoding sulfur carrier protein ThiS yields MKLFVNDEVYETETTMLVPFLESLNIDLKRAVVVIDDMPIQKDKWHETEIKPEQRLELLEFVGGG; encoded by the coding sequence GTGAAACTATTTGTTAATGATGAAGTTTATGAAACAGAAACAACGATGCTTGTACCCTTTCTGGAATCATTAAATATTGATTTAAAGCGCGCAGTAGTTGTAATTGATGATATGCCGATTCAAAAAGATAAATGGCATGAAACAGAAATTAAACCAGAACAGAGATTAGAGCTATTAGAATTTGTAGGAGGCGGTTAA
- a CDS encoding NAD(P)/FAD-dependent oxidoreductase → MVITKFDVLIIGGGIIGQSIGYHLKKEDITVGIIDDYNGCRATHAAGGMLGAQNEFYDDSPLFQLCIEGQYMMKDFADELFRLGHGIDYCQNGLLKIASHDGANDIRQQYDFLSSQSTTTKLYEDSLHKFANGHIRNHDLAMWIPTDGQVNAVKYHTALKQLNDDITFIDDRVIHVESLHTNEFIVTTNRGTYHCGRLVVAAGMYSGTILKSLNVDFHMHGVKGEVMTIYHPTLCMKETLFQTNGHYIVPKAEDLYLVGATTSMNQENIVHEEGLTWLKSMTYNLLPELMNGEIKESRCGFRPDSALHRPVIDEVQDGVFVATGHYRNGILLSKITGELVHKLMFDKNNPLAIKYQNKFKLEDSRETIC, encoded by the coding sequence GTGGTTATTACGAAATTCGACGTCCTCATAATTGGTGGTGGCATTATCGGTCAGAGTATCGGCTATCATTTGAAAAAAGAAGATATAACAGTCGGCATTATTGATGACTATAATGGATGCCGTGCAACACATGCAGCTGGTGGTATGCTTGGCGCTCAAAATGAATTTTATGATGATTCACCGTTGTTTCAATTATGTATAGAAGGTCAGTATATGATGAAGGACTTTGCCGATGAGCTCTTCAGGCTTGGTCATGGTATAGATTACTGCCAGAACGGTCTATTAAAGATTGCATCTCATGATGGCGCTAATGATATAAGACAGCAATATGATTTCCTGAGTTCACAGTCTACTACAACGAAATTATACGAAGATAGTTTACACAAATTCGCAAATGGCCATATTCGAAATCATGATTTAGCGATGTGGATTCCAACAGATGGTCAGGTCAATGCAGTGAAGTATCACACAGCATTAAAGCAATTGAATGATGATATTACTTTTATAGATGACCGTGTTATACATGTTGAATCACTTCATACGAATGAATTTATCGTAACAACAAATCGCGGTACATATCACTGCGGGCGACTTGTTGTTGCTGCTGGTATGTATTCAGGAACGATACTCAAATCTTTGAATGTCGATTTTCATATGCACGGTGTTAAAGGCGAGGTCATGACGATTTACCACCCTACGCTATGCATGAAGGAAACGTTATTCCAGACAAACGGACATTATATTGTTCCGAAAGCAGAAGACTTGTATCTTGTTGGTGCTACGACATCGATGAATCAAGAAAACATCGTACATGAAGAAGGGCTTACCTGGCTCAAATCAATGACTTATAACTTATTACCTGAACTGATGAATGGTGAAATTAAAGAATCGAGATGCGGATTTCGACCAGATAGTGCGCTACACCGCCCCGTCATTGATGAAGTTCAGGACGGTGTGTTTGTTGCAACCGGCCATTATCGTAATGGTATTCTCCTTTCCAAAATAACTGGCGAACTCGTACATAAACTTATGTTTGATAAAAATAATCCGCTTGCAATTAAGTATCAAAATAAATTTAAATTGGAGGATTCACGTGAAACTATTTGTTAA
- a CDS encoding thiamine phosphate synthase — MIYMMTPFVSPNHSVLQSIIDVEASIDGVILRLDANDDVIDEFINVLKQSIDVSKIIVHNAPHLLDKHQLKRIHFKERIDDALLFKRQHPEISVGMSAHSIQSVRRINGILDYCIFGHVFPTTSKQGLPPQRESVIQEVLNYDIPVIAIGGIDENTIHDLNIKFSGFSGIRLFQHKAVLEHVIKEWLLRNSTSS, encoded by the coding sequence ATGATTTATATGATGACACCGTTTGTATCCCCAAATCACAGTGTGTTGCAATCGATTATTGATGTTGAGGCATCCATCGATGGTGTGATATTGCGATTAGATGCGAATGATGATGTAATTGATGAATTTATTAATGTGTTGAAGCAGTCGATAGATGTTTCTAAGATTATAGTGCATAATGCACCGCATCTGCTGGATAAACATCAGCTGAAGCGTATTCACTTTAAGGAACGTATTGATGATGCGCTGTTATTTAAACGTCAGCATCCTGAAATCAGTGTCGGTATGAGTGCACATAGCATTCAAAGTGTTCGTCGTATTAACGGTATACTTGATTATTGTATATTTGGTCACGTCTTTCCTACAACGTCAAAGCAAGGTTTACCACCTCAGCGTGAATCTGTAATTCAGGAAGTATTGAATTACGACATTCCTGTCATTGCAATCGGTGGTATTGATGAAAATACGATACACGATCTTAACATTAAGTTCAGTGGTTTCAGTGGTATTCGTTTGTTTCAGCATAAGGCAGTACTTGAGCATGTTATAAAGGAGTGGTTATTACGAAATTCGACGTCCTCATAA
- a CDS encoding ATP-binding cassette domain-containing protein, whose protein sequence is MRIHLFQLKLIPIYFFMLLTALDGLVIPTLIAGIIHSVEQKSLYSLINYFIFGIVGYCTIRTALYLWNLSQQQFIQDFNNKYKGIMIRKYFISNNASFRADLLSFIINDFKYLESNYIKSLFLLIYCVAFSMISALYVLVIDYKLGILFILFSIIPVITPKLYKNKIKFSTDNWSISSSNFMNHINEYFRALTTISVFNKRHYFISRLSKDLINVEQRNFELQKNLFQSNWITNLLSGFSSFLPLFIGGIFVIKGDLSLAALMAVYLASDRIVIPAVNAIDHYNKLKSSDTIIEKYNNLMMQLENGNNLKEELIQSKNTFLPILFDNVTHRYGERTILKDVTLSINKGDHILLRGASGSGKSTIFKLLLSFEKPERGKILFNNIDSNLFQTSTIADDIHYFEQEPFIFNESILFNITLGDDFEKHHINQVIEMCKLDTLIQTHGLSYSVGSDGKFLSGGQKMRIALARILVRNPKFVLLDEFSAGLDSENTIFIRDILHTNIETVIEITHDKDLNYNYYNKIFKIEACSVTTSTP, encoded by the coding sequence ATGCGAATACATTTATTTCAACTCAAACTTATCCCTATTTATTTTTTTATGCTTTTGACAGCATTGGATGGTCTCGTAATACCTACACTTATAGCAGGTATCATTCATTCTGTAGAACAAAAAAGCTTATATTCTTTAATAAATTACTTTATTTTCGGTATTGTTGGTTATTGCACAATTCGTACTGCTTTATATTTATGGAATTTATCTCAGCAGCAATTTATTCAAGATTTTAACAATAAGTATAAAGGTATAATGATTCGCAAATATTTTATTAGTAACAATGCATCGTTTCGGGCTGATTTATTAAGCTTTATCATTAATGATTTTAAGTATCTTGAATCCAACTATATTAAGTCACTTTTTTTATTAATATATTGTGTAGCATTTTCTATGATTTCTGCTCTATATGTACTAGTTATAGACTATAAACTTGGTATATTATTTATATTATTTTCTATCATTCCTGTCATTACACCTAAACTTTATAAAAATAAGATTAAGTTTTCTACTGATAATTGGTCTATTTCTTCATCAAATTTCATGAATCACATTAATGAATACTTTAGAGCACTAACTACAATTAGTGTATTCAATAAACGACATTACTTTATATCCCGTTTATCTAAAGATCTAATTAATGTTGAACAACGTAACTTCGAACTGCAAAAAAATCTTTTTCAATCCAATTGGATAACGAACTTGTTGTCCGGTTTTAGTTCGTTCTTACCATTATTTATAGGCGGCATTTTTGTTATAAAAGGAGATTTATCATTAGCAGCATTAATGGCTGTATACTTAGCAAGTGATAGAATTGTTATACCTGCCGTCAATGCGATAGATCATTATAATAAACTAAAGTCATCCGATACTATCATCGAAAAGTATAATAATTTAATGATGCAACTAGAAAATGGAAATAATCTTAAAGAAGAACTTATTCAAAGTAAAAATACGTTCTTACCGATTTTATTTGACAATGTAACACATCGATATGGAGAACGCACCATATTAAAAGATGTAACTCTCTCTATTAATAAAGGAGACCATATATTACTAAGAGGGGCTTCAGGTAGTGGAAAATCAACAATCTTTAAACTATTACTCTCATTCGAAAAACCTGAACGTGGCAAAATTTTATTTAATAATATTGATTCGAATTTGTTTCAAACGTCTACTATAGCAGATGATATACACTATTTTGAACAAGAGCCTTTCATATTTAATGAATCTATATTGTTTAACATAACTTTAGGAGATGATTTTGAAAAACACCATATAAATCAGGTTATAGAAATGTGCAAATTAGATACGCTCATTCAAACACATGGTTTAAGCTATTCTGTAGGTTCAGATGGAAAGTTTTTATCAGGTGGTCAAAAAATGAGAATCGCTTTAGCGAGAATTTTAGTACGGAATCCTAAATTTGTATTATTAGATGAATTCTCTGCTGGTCTTGATTCAGAAAATACAATTTTCATAAGAGATATACTACATACAAATATCGAAACGGTGATTGAAATTACGCATGATAAAGATTTAAATTATAATTACTATAATAAAATTTTTAAAATTGAAGCGTGTAGCGTTACAACTTCAACACCTTAA
- a CDS encoding GNAT family N-acetyltransferase, with protein sequence MKYKIREMSVSDIPAVQNVAKLSWHDTYEGIIPCHIQENFLDIAYSTSMLEKRLAMTHMYVAEYSGKVTGFANFSKPDDQHISELTAIYILPDYQRLGIGLALLEYGISKLEQVRNIDVIVEKANIKGYNFYKKLGFEVLDEFEEDFDGHMLKSIKMRLRL encoded by the coding sequence ATGAAATATAAAATTAGAGAGATGTCTGTAAGTGATATTCCAGCAGTTCAAAATGTTGCAAAACTCAGTTGGCATGATACATATGAAGGTATTATTCCATGTCATATACAAGAAAATTTTCTGGATATAGCATATAGTACTTCAATGTTAGAAAAGAGATTAGCAATGACTCATATGTATGTTGCCGAATATTCAGGGAAAGTTACTGGTTTTGCTAATTTTAGTAAGCCGGATGACCAGCATATAAGTGAACTAACCGCGATATACATACTTCCCGACTATCAGAGATTAGGAATAGGATTGGCGTTATTAGAATACGGGATATCAAAATTAGAACAAGTAAGAAACATAGACGTGATTGTAGAGAAAGCTAATATTAAAGGATACAATTTCTATAAAAAACTTGGATTTGAAGTACTAGATGAATTTGAAGAAGATTTTGATGGACATATGCTGAAATCCATAAAAATGAGGCTGAGACTATAA